A genomic stretch from Malus domestica chromosome 15, GDT2T_hap1 includes:
- the LOC103402009 gene encoding uncharacterized protein, which yields MKSKKGSKAHAKDMVKDNGMVETESEDLPIKSKKGSKKRAAAPDSNPPTVKDILEIGHGEAADGVLVDDDLNEPTMGEKLGSLNLLDNDRPESHDKEECSLDPKPPSADSVHILLKQALHADDRALLLDCLYTQDEKVIAKFISQLNPSGLLKLLQSLISIIQLRCNFGMCTPMA from the exons ATGAAGAGTAAAAAGGGAAGCAAGGCCCATGCAAAAGACATGGTTAAAGACAATGGTATGGTTGAAACTG AATCAGAGGATCTACCAATCAAGTCTAAAAAGGGCAGTAAGAAGCGTGCTGCAGCACCGGATTCGAATCCTCCAACCGTCAAAGACATCCTTGAAATTG GTCATGGGGAGGCTGCAGATGGAGTTCTTGTTGATGATGACTTGAATGAACCAACCATGGGAGAAAAACTTGgaagtttaaatttattagaCAATGATAGACCAGAAAGCCATGATAAAGAAGAATGTTCTCTCGATCCAAAGCCTCCAAGTGCAGACTCAGTTCATATTTTACTCAAGCAAGCACTTCATGCCGATGACCGTGCCCTTTTATTAGATTGCTTATACACCCAAGATGAGAAG GTCATTGCAAAGTTCATCTCACAGTTGAATCCATCTGGCCTTTTGAAGCTCTTACAATCTCTCATTTCTATCATTCAATTGAG GTGCAATTTTGGCATGTGCACTCCCATGGCTTAG